From a single Micromonas commoda chromosome 5, complete sequence genomic region:
- a CDS encoding predicted protein produces the protein MPSSRIEFHMITIPTVGRGGQMSPFASRSGNPPRGLPTQHSVPSMFATAAARRSTGAAARIWRSISTSTHRLTPDAGGEPARLRGVQEFLDFRRAHPEQCAVVVGALDEWPMLGPDWGPERLRDEHGDVEVPLEVSTGGADYRDAYREDAPRSRSRTFQADHLVRLGDFIDAFVLGGRDVPPGVNAYLAQHDLLARIPELSDACSPTPPHVGDGDDAQRERTMRRCWLGPRGTQTPLHRDPYHNVLAQAWGTKRVVCFPPSDENKMYPFTANGFLRNTSTIEDVDDADESKFPLFSKAGRVTTTLNPGECLFMPAGTWHEVRATSASLSVSYWWGRRGTGPAGA, from the coding sequence atgccgtcgtcgaggataGAATTCCACATGATCACGATTCCAACTGTCGGTCGGGGTGGCCAAATGAGTCCTTTCGCCTCCCGTTCAGGAAACCCGCCACGGGGGCTTCCGACGCAACACTCGGTGCCCTCCAtgttcgccaccgccgccgcccgccggtccaccggcgcggcaGCGAGGATTTGGAGATCCatctcgacctcgacgcatCGTCTCACGCCCGATgcgggcggcgagcccgcTCGGCTCAGGGGCGTGCAAGAGTTTTTGGACTTCAGGCGAGCGCATCCAGAGCAGTGCGCCGTCGTGGTTGGGGCCCTGGACGAGTGGCCCATGCTGGGACCAGACTGGGGACCCGAACGGCTCAGGGACGAGCACGGCGACGTTGAGGTACCGTTGGAGGTATCGACCGGAGGCGCGGACTACCGGGACGCGTACAGGGAGGATGCGCCTCGGTCACGGAGTCGGACGTTTCAGGCGGATCACCTGGTTCGACTGGGCGATTTCATCGACGCCTTCGTGCTCGGCGGCAGGGACGTTCCACCCGGGGTGAACGCGTACCTCGCGCAGCACGACCTCCTCGCGAGAATCCCCGAGCTAAGCGACGCGTgctcgcccacgccgcctcacgtcggcgacggcgacgacgcgcaaCGCGAGAGGACGATGCGACGATGCTGGTTGGGGCCGAGAGGGACGCAAACGCCGCTGCACCGAGACCCGTACCACAACGTGCTGGCGCAGGCGTGGGGGACCAAGCGGGTGGTGTGCTTCCCACCGAGCGATGAGAATAAGATGTACCCGTTCACCGCGAACGGCTTCCTTCGAAACACGTCGACGAtcgaggacgtggacgacgcggacgagtccAAGTTCCCGCTGTTTTCCAAAGCCGGGAGGGTAACAACGACGCTCAATCCGGGCGAGTGCCTCTTCatgccggcggggacgtggcaCGAGGTGAGGgccacgtcggcgtcgttaTCGGTGTCCTACTGGTGGGGACGAAGGGGCACCGGACCGGCGGGTGCGTAG
- the CDC20 gene encoding anaphase promoting complex protein (Has WD40 repeats; expressed), with the protein MLHRFGDENAPKTPGKARPDRFIPNRSALDLDIAHYNLVKENANANDLDLAAEVASPSKEEYKKQLASNFLSQDGGASSAKILAFKSKAPEPPAGMENSARGVYTNNAGAGVKSKKTFRHVPSAPERILDAPELIDDYYLNLIDWGSTNQVAVALGCVVYLWNADSGDIQQLCQTDPNNGDDYVTSVQWGGDGKHIAVGTNDAEVQIWDVSRLKQVRTLRGHNARVGALAWNGTQLATGSRDNTVMMHDVRIREHRTATLTSHSQEVCGLKWAPSGNQLASGGNDNLLHIWDQNSIGNGTHLHRLDAHQAAVKALAWCPFQSNLLASGGGTADRCIKFWNTNTGALLNSIDTHSQVCSLQWNKHERELLSSHGYSQNQLCLWKYPTMTKMAELTGHSARVLHMAQSPDGTTVVSAAADETLRFWKCFSDSDAGKAKKLKDGASDSSVLRRFNFR; encoded by the exons ATGCTTCACCGCTtcggcgacgagaacgcCCCCAAGACCCCGGGGAAGGCGCGG CCCGACCGCTTCATCCCCAACCGCAGCGCGCTGGATTTGGACATCGCCCACTACAACCTCGTGAAGGAGAACGCCAATGCCAATGACctggacctcgcggcggaggttgcgTCGCCCAGCAAG gaGGAGTACAAGAAGCAGCTGGCGAGCAACTTTCTGAGCCAGGATgggggcgcgagctcggcgaagaTCCTCGCGTTCAAGTCCAAGGCTCCCGAGCCCCCCGCCGGGATGGAGAAttccgctcgcggcgtgtaCACGAacaacgccggcgcgggggtcaaGTCCAAGAAGACGTTCAGGCACGTCCCCTCCGCACCGGAGCggatcctcgacgcgcccgagctcatcgacgacTACTACCTGAACCTCATCGACTGGGGATCCACCAACCAGGTCGCCGTGGCGCTCGGATGCGTGGTGTACCTCTGGAACGCGGACAGCGGCGACATCCAGCAGCTGTGCCAGACGGATCCCAACAACGGTGACGATTACGTCACCAGCGTGCAgtggggcggcgacggcaagcACATTGCCGTCGGCAccaacgacgccgaggttcaGATCTGGGACGTGAGCAGGCTCAAGCAGGTGCGTACCTTGCGCGGTCAcaacgcccgcgtcggcgcactCGCGTGGAATGGCACGCAGCTCGCCACGGGCAGCAGGGACAACACCGTGATGATGCACGACGTTCGCATCCGCGAGCACCGCACCGCCACGCTCACCTCGCACTCCCAGGAGGTTTGCGGGCTGAAGTGGGCGCCGAGTGGCAACCagctcgcgtccggcggtAACGATAACCTGCTGCACATCTGGGACCAGAACTCCATCGGCAACGGGACGCACCTTCACAGGCTCGACGCGCATCAGGCGGCtgtcaaggcgctcgcgtggtGCCCTTTCCAGTCCAAcctgctcgcgtcgggcggcggtaCCGCGGACCGCTGCATCAAATTTTGGAACACCAACACCGGCGCGCTGCTCAACAGCATCGACACCCACTCGCAGGTGTGCTCCCTCCAGTGGAACaagcacgagcgcgagctgctctCGTCGCACGGATACTCTCAAAACCAGCTGTGCCTGTGGAAGTACCCCACCATGACCAAGATGGCGGAGCTTACCGGTCACAGCGCGAGGGTGCTGCACATGGCGCAgtcccccgacggcaccacggtggtgtcggcggcggcggatgagaCGCTCAGGTTCTGGAAGTGCTTCTCGGATTCAGACGCGGGcaaggcgaagaagctcAAGGATGGCGCCTCCGACAGCAGCGTGCTCAGGCGCTTCAACTTCCGCTAA
- a CDS encoding predicted protein yields the protein MASSGKMFDQLKSLHEIVARMEKKGGGGGGGPSGGGSSLEKRMDSLEAKLDKLIELQLGK from the coding sequence ATGGCGAGCTCGGGCAAGATGTTTGACCAGCTCAAGTCGTTGCacgagatcgtcgcgcgaATGGAAAagaaaggcggcggcggcggcgggggtccATCGGGAGGGGGTTCATCGCTTGAGAAGCGAATGGATTCCCTCGAGGCGAAGCTCGACAAACTCATCGAGCTGCAGCTAGGAAAGTAA
- a CDS encoding predicted protein — protein MTTIRAAPVARAISHGPSPVRAPETRAVLAPRASRARTAAKLGGGCVAQPRGASLTASATRVARRKYPEREPDDDDDVSAESPSASSEAAEDPPTKPGFDADGKKLKWMEILEESAEFDPEIKNLLDGADSNPDEVEKRIRERFEQRKERIYQEREGSTVPMLVKFREFKSQNLWIHLESHNAISDMEQPLLDEVFKAWFVLGKLGGFNSDNMQVQANFFEVSNMEYDMDQANGDGDVPTAVFHAMGGPEYKGRWCRCWFDLGSADEMCVDVLINSLITFSREYFGLKTLVIGGENVLEDWPVQESEFYVDDSREMEIEMGPFRPPPPGTDMGPMGGAGMSR, from the coding sequence atgacAACcattcgcgccgcgccggtggcccGCGCGATATCCCACGGGCCGTCGCCCGTTCGCGCGCCGGAAACCCGAGCGGttctcgccccgcgcgcgtctcgggcCCGTACCGCCGCGAagctgggcggcggctgcgtcgcCCAGCCCCGGGGCGCCTCGCtgaccgcctcggcgacacgcgtcgcgaggcgAAAGTACCCGGAGcgcgagcccgacgacgacgacgatgtaTCCGCGGaatcgccctcggcgtcgtcggaggcggccgaggatCCCCCGACGAAGCCCGGCTTCGACGCGGATGGGAAGAAGCTCAAGTGGATGGAGATTTTGGAGGAGAGCGCCGAGTTCGACCCGGAGATCAagaacctcctcgacggcgcggactcgAACCCGGACGAGGTGGAGAAGCGCATCCGCGAGAGGTTCGAGCAGCGCAAGGAGCGGATCTACCAGGAGAGGGAGGGGAGCACGGTGCCGATGCTCGTCAAGTTTCGCGAGTTCAAGTCGCAAAACCTTTGGATCCACCTCGAGTCGCACAACGCCATCAGCGACATGGAGCAGCCCCTGCTGGACGAGGTGTTCAAGGCGTGGTTCGTGCTGGGCAAGCTCGGCGGGTTCAACTCGGACAATATGCAGGTCCAGGCCAACTTCTTCGAGGTGTCAAACATGGAGTACGACATGGACCAGGcaaacggcgacggcgacgtccccaCAGCCGTGTTTCACGCAATGGGAGGACCCGAGTACAAGGGTCGGTGGTGCCGATGCTGGTTCGACCTGGGCAGCGCGGACGAGATGTGCGTGGACGTGCTGATCAACTCGCTGATCACCTTCAGCAGGGAGTATTTCGGGTTGAAGACGCtggtcatcggcggcgagaacgtgcTGGAGGATTGGCCGGTGCAGGAGAGCGAGTTCTACGTGGATGATTCGCGCGAGATGGAGATTGAGATGGGTCCGttcaggccgccgccgccgggaacggACATGGGACCGATGGGAGGCGCGGGAATGTCCAGGTAA
- a CDS encoding voltage-gated ion channel superfamily (hyperpolarization activated cyclic nucleotide-gated potassium ion channel) → MEYSRARERYEMNQWGNKDSKDVKIGVRTVIDEDDPALKLSDDASMNQALSRWNQVRNLLSSKASLTLLRSDSSIKNEAALYGGTIDSDSMKDPHGEPEPVGRWWYVNPDGRFRSSWDIFQVAVLCYLACATPYRVAFDAPAYGPAFWWEFFVDLYFIADVFLNFVTGYWEELETTSVLVSEPWPIAMNYLRTWFPIDAVACAPVDLVTRALEGTLRCSFEPDGCSAAEKYDANVDANALKLFKLLRIFRLVKLLRLFRVSRLLHRYQNQLIYYHSFISVARVNGLVILIAHWMGCIYGMNYEQNLDDNSGNRWLQSIYWAVQSITSVGYGDMPADNEITMLIAIFTMLMGVVLCSWIMTNVLAAMNPDSSSKRFHERLQYVIAYLKNNQLPQGVAKRVITFYRWQNMNQFDEKSVLSDLPPSLRKDIFDNLYTDALVGVPIFKNMSNQFITEVCLRMSPISFPQFHSVYGQGELGYDMYFITKGSVAVLLNEMPHNPSTDELQTMVDSCIELGRGSFFGEPAVLGFASRLETIVCTRSCTMMTLNQDHMDELCQLSYEFKAELTGSEGGLHVVPAGFRCRRGGDHSG, encoded by the exons ATGGAGtacagccgcgcgcgcgagagatACGAGATGAACCAGTGGGGAAATAAGGATTCCAAGGATGTCAAGATCGGCGTGCGCACGGTGATAGACGAGGATGACCCGGCGCTGAAGctctcggacgacgcgagcatgAACCAGGCGCTGTCAAGGTGGAACCAGGTTCGTAACCTGCTCTCCAGTAAGGCCTCCCTGACACTCCTGCGCTCGGACTCCTCCATCAAGAACGAGGCCGCGCTGTACGGCGGGACGATCGACTCGGATTCCATGAAGGATCCTCACGGCGAACCCGAGCCCGTGGGCAGGTGGTGGTACGTCAACCCCGACGGCCGGTTCAGGAGCTCGTGGGACATCTTCCAAGTCGCGGTGCTGTGCTACCTGGCGTGCGCCACCCCGTACAGGgtcgccttcgacgcgccAGCCTACGGACCCGCGTTCTGGTGGGAGTTTTTCGTGGACTTATACTTCATCGCGGACGTGTTCCTCAACTTCGTCACCGGGTACTGGGAGGAGTTGGAGACGACCAGCGTGCTGGTGTCGGAGCCGTGGCCCATTGCGATGAATTACCTCAGGACTTGGTTCcccatcgacgcggtggcgtgcgcgccCGTGGATCTCGTGACCAGGGCGCTGGAGGGTACGCTGAGGTGTTCGTTCGAACCCGACGggtgcagcgcggcggagaagtaCGACGCGAACGTGGATGCGAACGCGCTGAAGCTGTTCAAGCTCCTCCGCATCTTCCGGCTGGTCAAGCTGCTGCGGCTGTTCCGCGTGTCGCGGCTGCTGCATCGGTACCAGAATCAGCTCATCTACTACCACTCGTTCAtcagcgtcgcgcgcgtcaacGGGCTGGTCATTCTTATCGCGCACTGGATGGGGTGCATCTACGGCATGAACTATGAGCAGAACCTGGATGATAACAGCGGCAACCGGTGGCTGCAGTCGATATACTGGGCGGTGCAGTCCATCACCAGCGTCGGCTACGGAGACATGCCCGCGGATAACGAAATTACCATGCTCATCGCCATATTCACCATGCTTATGGGCGTCGTGCTGTGTAGCTGGATCATGACGaacgtgctcgcggcgatgaacccgGACAGTTCGTCCAAACGGTtccacgagcgcctccaGTACGTCATCGCCTACCTCAAGAACAACCAGCTCCCGCAGGGCGTGGCCAAGCGGGTCATCACGTTCTACCGGTGGCAAAACATGAACCAATTCGACGAGAAGAGCGTGCTGTCGGACCTACCCCCGAGCCTCCGGAAGGACATCTTCGATAACCTGTACACCGACGCGCTGGTGGGCGTGCCCATATTCAAGAACATGTCGAACCAGTTCATCACCGAGGTGTGCCTGCGGATGTCGCCCATCTCGTTCCCGCAGTTCCACTCGGTGTACGGGCAGGGCGAGCTCGGCTACGACATGTACTTCATCACGAAGGGGTCCGTCGCGGTGCTGCTGAACGAGATGCCCCACAACCCCAGCACCGATGAGCTGCAGACCATGGTGGACTCGTGCATCGAGCTCGGACGCGGCTCGTTCTTTGGGGAACCCGCGGTGCTCGGATTCGCGTCGAGGCTCGAGACAATCGTGTGCACCCGATCGTGCACCATGATGACGCTGAACCAGGATCACATGGACGAGCTGTGCCAGCTGAGCTACGAGTTCAAGGCTGAGCTCACG GGTTCCGAAGGAGGTTTGCACGTGGTGCCTGCGGGATTTCGgtgtcggcgaggaggggaTCATAGCGGGTGA